In one Deinococcus aerolatus genomic region, the following are encoded:
- the recN gene encoding DNA repair protein RecN, whose protein sequence is MTRKARAPRAEKTATLPRLPVAAAPAAPALVRLEVRNLATIRELELEFAGGLSVFTGETGAGKSIIVDALGLLLGSRANTDLIRTGETDLLVTGFWSEVADQSSASRRVSAQGRGVARLDGEVVSVRELQEWAQTRLTIHWQHSAVSLLGPANQRALLDRGLPDQVAAYTHAYREWQEARARLERLRTGERERARQLDLLVFQSHEIAEVAPLPGEEEPLQAELNRLANLETIAQSAAGALTLISDGEENALGFLGEAVRALNASARYDDTSAALQQELRAALDSLQAVSGELRAVAEDGAADPEELARVEGRLGALGKLRTKYGPTLDDVLTFQAGVEEELAALTRDEQDAGTLDADVEALLEVLRRAGAALDRAREERAAPLAAELVAVIRELGMPHARLEFRLSALADPALYGLSDVTIQFTANPGEDLAPLSDVASGGELSRVMLAISTVLGADTPAVVFDEVDAGIGGGAALAVAEQLWRLARSRQVMVVTHLAQIAARADHHFKVEKAVEGGRTVSRVRPLSPDERLEEIARMLGGNTSEAALGHARELMAGGAGR, encoded by the coding sequence GTGACCCGCAAGGCCCGCGCCCCCCGCGCAGAGAAAACTGCCACGTTGCCCCGGCTCCCGGTTGCGGCTGCCCCAGCTGCCCCGGCGCTGGTCCGGCTGGAGGTCCGCAACCTCGCCACCATCCGCGAGCTGGAACTGGAGTTCGCCGGCGGCCTGAGCGTCTTTACCGGTGAGACCGGCGCGGGCAAGAGCATCATCGTGGACGCGCTGGGGCTGCTGCTGGGGTCGCGGGCCAACACGGACCTGATCCGCACCGGCGAGACGGACCTGCTGGTCACCGGCTTCTGGAGCGAGGTGGCCGACCAGAGCAGCGCCAGCCGCCGCGTTTCGGCCCAGGGGCGCGGCGTGGCGCGGCTGGACGGCGAGGTGGTCAGCGTGCGCGAGTTGCAGGAGTGGGCACAGACCCGGCTGACCATTCACTGGCAGCACAGCGCGGTCAGCCTGCTGGGGCCGGCCAACCAGCGTGCCCTGCTGGACCGGGGGCTGCCGGATCAGGTGGCCGCCTACACCCACGCCTACCGCGAGTGGCAGGAGGCCCGCGCCCGGCTGGAGCGGCTGCGCACCGGTGAGCGAGAGCGCGCCCGGCAACTGGACCTGCTGGTCTTCCAGTCGCATGAAATTGCCGAGGTGGCCCCGCTGCCCGGCGAGGAAGAACCCCTGCAGGCCGAGCTGAACCGCCTGGCCAACCTGGAGACCATCGCCCAGAGCGCGGCAGGGGCGCTGACCCTGATCTCGGACGGCGAGGAGAACGCGCTGGGCTTCCTGGGTGAGGCGGTACGTGCCCTGAACGCCAGCGCCCGTTACGACGACACGAGCGCGGCGCTGCAACAGGAATTGCGCGCGGCCCTGGACAGCCTGCAGGCCGTGTCCGGCGAACTGCGGGCGGTGGCCGAGGACGGCGCGGCGGACCCTGAGGAACTGGCGCGCGTGGAGGGCCGTCTGGGGGCGCTGGGCAAGCTGCGGACCAAGTATGGCCCCACGCTGGACGATGTATTGACCTTCCAGGCCGGGGTGGAAGAGGAACTGGCCGCCCTGACCCGTGACGAGCAGGACGCTGGAACCCTGGACGCCGATGTGGAGGCCCTGCTGGAGGTGCTGCGCCGCGCTGGGGCCGCGCTGGACCGCGCCCGTGAGGAGCGTGCCGCGCCGCTGGCTGCCGAACTGGTGGCTGTGATCCGTGAGCTGGGCATGCCGCACGCCCGGCTGGAATTCCGGCTGTCCGCGCTGGCGGACCCTGCCCTGTACGGCCTGAGTGACGTGACCATTCAGTTCACCGCCAACCCTGGCGAGGATCTGGCCCCGCTGTCGGACGTGGCCTCCGGGGGAGAACTGTCGCGCGTGATGCTGGCCATCAGTACGGTGCTGGGCGCGGACACCCCAGCGGTGGTGTTCGACGAGGTCGACGCCGGCATCGGCGGCGGCGCGGCGCTGGCGGTGGCCGAGCAGCTGTGGCGGCTGGCCCGCAGCCGTCAGGTGATGGTGGTGACCCATCTGGCCCAGATCGCCGCCCGCGCGGACCATCACTTCAAGGTGGAGAAGGCCGTCGAGGGGGGCCGCACCGTCAGCCGGGTGCGCCCGCTCTCGCCCGACGAGCGCCTGGAGGAAATTGCCCGGATGCTGGGCGGCAACACCTCCGAGGCCGCGCTGGGCCACGCGCGGGAGCTGATGGCGGGCGGGGCCGGGCGCTGA
- a CDS encoding alginate biosynthesis protein AlgP: MSMKHESTGGVSKRSLLLLGGLAALALNKDVRRSLVGGTRHAWHDAQETLEGTVRPALAGAAGQAQHTAQQLAHEAARRGAATLETLKEEGPPRAQAWLDTARETAAELASTVQERASDLAETAQKRSGELAEVAQQRSGELAETVQKRGSHLAEAAQDRAAELSATAQKRAASLEKEAQKMAGQRSRQAQQAMQTARKSAVSTLDDVQDSGLGLLSNLQGWMHDTLSDTGDTLEHRRRTAEKALNRARRQAERELSAGKKNRNVNKLEKAVEKKIAPLQKELGKELKTLEKQARLARKSDRSGGGGLGAGVTALLLVGGGAVVLARVPAARKAILDVVDSISPEAAQNLHRFSRNARNLIGSAWLQEIEEPAAPPAPGAAATTQAATTGASAAASVASGSPAAARTQAEEQAHKPASGSPADAPRTPSDKDAQSKTN; the protein is encoded by the coding sequence ATGTCCATGAAACACGAATCCACTGGCGGCGTCAGCAAGCGCAGCCTGTTGCTGCTGGGCGGCCTGGCCGCATTGGCCCTGAACAAGGACGTCCGCCGCTCGCTGGTGGGGGGTACCCGCCACGCCTGGCACGACGCCCAGGAAACGCTGGAAGGCACCGTCCGGCCCGCCCTGGCCGGGGCCGCCGGACAGGCCCAGCACACCGCCCAGCAGCTGGCCCACGAGGCCGCCCGGCGCGGGGCCGCAACCCTGGAAACCCTGAAGGAAGAGGGGCCACCCCGCGCGCAGGCGTGGCTGGACACCGCCCGCGAGACGGCGGCGGAGCTGGCCTCAACGGTTCAGGAGCGGGCCTCTGATCTGGCAGAAACGGCCCAGAAACGCAGCGGCGAACTGGCTGAAGTGGCCCAGCAGCGCAGCGGCGAACTGGCCGAAACGGTCCAGAAGCGCGGCAGTCACCTGGCAGAAGCGGCACAGGACCGGGCGGCGGAACTTTCCGCAACTGCTCAGAAACGTGCGGCCAGCCTGGAAAAAGAGGCCCAGAAGATGGCCGGACAGCGCAGCCGGCAGGCCCAGCAGGCCATGCAGACCGCCCGCAAATCTGCCGTCAGCACCCTCGACGACGTTCAGGACAGCGGGCTGGGTCTGCTCAGCAACCTCCAGGGCTGGATGCACGACACCCTGAGCGACACGGGCGACACCCTGGAACACCGCCGCCGCACTGCCGAGAAGGCGCTAAACCGCGCCCGCCGTCAGGCCGAGAGGGAATTGAGCGCGGGTAAGAAAAACCGGAATGTCAATAAGCTGGAGAAAGCGGTGGAAAAGAAGATTGCCCCCTTGCAAAAAGAACTGGGCAAGGAACTCAAGACCCTGGAAAAGCAGGCCCGACTGGCCCGCAAGAGTGACCGCAGCGGCGGCGGCGGACTGGGCGCCGGCGTTACGGCGCTGCTGCTCGTGGGCGGCGGCGCCGTGGTGCTGGCCCGCGTGCCCGCCGCACGCAAGGCCATCCTGGACGTGGTGGATTCGATCAGCCCCGAGGCCGCCCAGAACCTGCACCGCTTCAGCCGCAACGCCCGCAACCTGATCGGCTCGGCGTGGCTGCAGGAAATCGAGGAGCCGGCCGCGCCCCCCGCACCCGGTGCGGCAGCCACGACCCAGGCGGCCACCACCGGCGCCTCGGCCGCAGCGTCGGTCGCCTCGGGTTCACCTGCCGCCGCCCGCACCCAGGCTGAGGAACAGGCCCACAAGCCCGCCAGCGGCAGCCCGGCCGACGCTCCCAGAACCCCCTCCGATAAGGACGCGCAGTCCAAGACCAACTGA